The Micromonospora sp. Llam0 genome contains a region encoding:
- the rimI gene encoding ribosomal protein S18-alanine N-acetyltransferase translates to MRIVPFRWWHIDQALPIEADLFGAERWSAEMFWNELANGHHYLAAVDGTDQLTGYAGLALVGDPAAPDEAWVQNVAVRRDRQRRGVGRTLLVGLLDEATRRGAGRTFLEVAVDNAPAQRLYAAYGFEPVGVRRGYYQPSNTDALVMMRDG, encoded by the coding sequence GTGCGGATCGTCCCGTTCCGCTGGTGGCACATCGACCAGGCGTTGCCGATCGAAGCGGACCTGTTCGGGGCCGAACGATGGTCGGCCGAGATGTTCTGGAACGAGCTGGCCAACGGACACCACTACCTGGCCGCCGTTGACGGTACCGACCAGCTCACCGGGTACGCGGGGCTGGCGCTGGTCGGCGACCCGGCGGCACCCGACGAGGCGTGGGTGCAGAACGTCGCGGTACGCCGGGACCGCCAGCGGCGCGGCGTGGGCCGGACCCTGCTGGTCGGACTGCTCGACGAGGCCACCCGACGCGGGGCCGGCCGGACCTTCCTGGAAGTCGCGGTGGACAACGCACCCGCGCAGCGGCTGTACGCGGCGTACGGTTTCGAACCGGTGGGCGTACGCCGTGGCTACTACCAACCCAGCAACACCGACGCTCTGGTGATGATGCGAGATGGCTGA
- the ung gene encoding uracil-DNA glycosylase has translation MLDLLAMLPPAWATALTPHLDPAGTAALGRYVADEYADQTVYPPVEDLFTAYRLCPPEQCRVLILGQDPYHRAGQAHGLSFSVRDGVPVPPSLRNVFKELGTDVGVPMPRSGDLTGWAAQGVLLLNAVLTVRQGRPGSHAGKGWEGFTDATIAALDARDQRVVFLLWGGYARKKRGLITNPGHVVLEAGHPSPMNPRGFLGSRPFSATDKALADAGLPGIDWSRTGGAGQPVAG, from the coding sequence ATGCTCGACCTGCTGGCCATGTTGCCTCCTGCCTGGGCCACCGCGCTCACCCCGCACCTGGACCCGGCCGGCACCGCCGCGCTCGGCCGGTACGTCGCCGACGAGTACGCCGACCAGACGGTGTACCCGCCGGTGGAGGATCTGTTCACCGCGTACCGGCTGTGCCCGCCGGAGCAGTGCCGGGTGCTGATCCTCGGCCAGGACCCGTACCACCGGGCCGGGCAGGCCCACGGGCTGAGCTTCAGCGTCCGTGACGGGGTGCCGGTGCCGCCGTCGCTGCGCAACGTCTTCAAGGAGCTGGGCACCGACGTCGGGGTGCCGATGCCGCGCAGTGGTGACCTGACCGGCTGGGCGGCCCAGGGGGTGCTGCTGCTCAACGCGGTGCTCACCGTGCGGCAGGGCCGGCCCGGCTCACACGCCGGCAAGGGCTGGGAGGGGTTCACCGACGCCACGATCGCCGCGCTCGACGCCCGCGACCAGCGGGTCGTCTTCCTGCTGTGGGGCGGCTACGCGCGCAAGAAGCGCGGATTGATCACCAACCCGGGGCACGTCGTGCTGGAGGCCGGCCACCCCAGCCCGATGAACCCGCGGGGTTTTCTCGGCAGCCGGCCGTTCAGCGCCACCGACAAGGCGCTGGCCGATGCCGGCCTGCCCGGCATCGACTGGAGCCGGACCGGCGGTGCCGGTCAGCCGGTGGCCGGCTGA
- a CDS encoding helix-turn-helix domain-containing protein encodes MESSTRLGGEVGRLLRQERELRRLTQRDLAMATGIAQTTVARVESGHRGAALPLVERLFAALGRQLVVGVEDIGEDVDRQIAQLATSGIDDRLLDTDVERFRRHIDGISYVFDGPTAALLQGAPVPAPGVHVALLWSEADHITEWLTGRYASRWMDRWQEYRHIPVDPREPYPHRWQTIAGEIHARMCDELPESIDVRHGDRHYPVVPLAELAIADPGVARLLDRHRAGRGGQPAPGRAG; translated from the coding sequence ATGGAATCGTCGACCCGGCTCGGCGGGGAGGTCGGCCGGCTACTGCGGCAGGAACGCGAACTCCGCCGGCTGACCCAGCGGGATCTGGCCATGGCCACCGGAATCGCGCAGACCACCGTGGCCCGGGTCGAGTCCGGTCACCGTGGCGCGGCGCTACCACTGGTCGAGCGGTTGTTCGCGGCGCTGGGCCGGCAGCTCGTGGTCGGAGTCGAGGATATCGGCGAGGACGTGGACCGGCAGATCGCGCAACTCGCCACCAGCGGGATCGATGACCGGCTCCTGGACACCGACGTCGAGCGGTTCCGCCGCCACATCGACGGAATCAGCTACGTCTTCGACGGCCCGACCGCCGCACTGCTGCAGGGCGCACCGGTGCCGGCACCCGGAGTGCACGTGGCCCTGCTCTGGTCCGAGGCGGACCACATCACCGAATGGCTGACCGGCCGGTACGCGAGCCGGTGGATGGACCGTTGGCAGGAGTACCGGCACATTCCGGTCGATCCGCGCGAACCGTATCCGCACCGGTGGCAGACGATAGCCGGGGAGATCCACGCCCGGATGTGCGACGAACTCCCCGAGTCGATCGACGTACGGCACGGCGACCGCCACTACCCGGTGGTGCCGCTGGCCGAGCTGGCGATCGCCGATCCGGGCGTCGCCCGGCTACTGGACCGGCACCGGGCGGGCCGCGGCGGTCAGCCGGCACCGGGCCGCGCCGGTTGA
- the tsaB gene encoding tRNA (adenosine(37)-N6)-threonylcarbamoyltransferase complex dimerization subunit type 1 TsaB: MLVLVLDSSTPAVTAALAEITDDVRLLASRRTVDARAHGELLSPQIAACLAESGAAAADLTAVVAGLGPGPFTGLRAGLVTAASMAHALDIPTYGVNSLDALGHAATVLAGSTGAAGSDAAPGPVLAATDARRREIYWAVYAAGGRRLTDPAVGAPAAVAEALPGLGVATAVGDGALRYAELLGVAVRPEPRYPDALPLARLAADRVRTAAPTEPLTPCYLRRPDAVAAAGRKPVLR, encoded by the coding sequence GTGCTGGTACTGGTGCTGGATTCGTCGACTCCCGCGGTGACCGCCGCGCTGGCCGAGATCACCGACGACGTACGTCTGCTGGCCAGCCGACGTACGGTCGACGCGCGGGCGCACGGCGAGCTGCTCTCCCCGCAGATCGCCGCCTGCCTGGCCGAATCCGGCGCGGCGGCGGCGGACCTGACCGCAGTGGTGGCCGGGCTCGGACCCGGGCCGTTCACCGGCCTGCGGGCCGGGCTGGTCACCGCCGCCAGCATGGCACACGCCCTGGACATCCCGACGTACGGCGTCAACTCCCTCGACGCGCTCGGCCACGCCGCCACCGTCCTCGCCGGCAGCACCGGCGCCGCCGGCAGCGACGCCGCCCCCGGCCCGGTGCTGGCCGCGACCGACGCGCGGCGCCGGGAGATCTACTGGGCGGTGTACGCCGCCGGCGGTCGGCGGCTCACCGACCCGGCGGTCGGCGCACCGGCCGCCGTCGCCGAGGCCCTGCCGGGTCTCGGCGTGGCCACGGCCGTCGGCGACGGCGCCCTGCGGTACGCCGAACTGCTCGGCGTAGCGGTGCGACCCGAGCCCCGCTACCCGGACGCGCTGCCGCTGGCGCGGCTGGCGGCCGACCGGGTCCGCACCGCCGCGCCGACCGAGCCGCTGACCCCGTGCTACCTGCGCCGGCCCGACGCCGTCGCGGCGGCCGGACGCAAACCGGTGCTCCGGTGA